One genomic region from Thunnus maccoyii chromosome 16, fThuMac1.1, whole genome shotgun sequence encodes:
- the znf839 gene encoding uncharacterized protein znf839 isoform X1 encodes MADNEEDSGPSRTITAAEPPGAAARSPAAPCSQPGNSVPSAPAAPCSQPGDSLPSAAAAAQCSQSGDSLPSAPATQCTQPGESLQAVPGAQCSQPGDSLPAGSGAQLADFLQSCPGEQSILLGTEFTGLSPDLVNTTIIYVQPDGSLLESSGLTAEEQQALLDQLTKQQIVQVSDTEAAQLLQQSQVVKTIPVHNAALDPSQLQQVINQVTKSQQQVQPPQQQVHIQVPQQSLKTSSQNNASQQLKTAAQQVAMQTSGSVQVVQKKSEPVRIQIQIPPKQEVKPGAAPQQKSLSVNQPQVKLSTNGSLNSAQIIHIQPVVGQQGQQFFLQQSPGDPHIQLLLQSPAPVVGSLLPLVHKLTGQTTSASAASAVGQKPASSPIRVQSPSAIKTPPTSTVKSPPPSSVKTVSFPLIKTPTNGMTVAASKGPIKPAATITAVPAQNTTTAAARPPTGAPPPVAPPPAGRDKEKEKERGKKLKKREKKAVKVQTRSGRVSRPPKYKAKDYKFIKTEDLADSHQSDSDDYSDMSVEEEEGEGGRKDGSAPGTSPSLTYSHKSRSHCCQTCDKAYIGPGGLNRHYKLNPTHGEPDPPGNTPHPLRDNSQSQEPTAAASAGVKDEEEEKKKEDKPVATATNRVEGGPAAAVGLRGLHHRGPGRPRGRGRGRGRGRGRGRPLGPPPKVTVGLVSRRGRRGRPPKLSVTMATAEQQAERRRERLQELVEQCEDEELMDIVLPRLTKVLSLWELLLAKVERGGPARTRFPDIYREFESLQAQVRQAAQDYIISPQGGATPLEVRNIEVARSLGILDEVNRMKVVPGVSHSTSLTNKNVRYMENSKMLPPSKRFKMENSVPVQQNGIELHRTGSAVTSVPPVTSVTSATPMTSTIPVTSVTSVTSITPVTSVSSTLKSCSVSVSPLVIPSGSKLLSTTADPAPRSSGPTCATTSPQALPPATPMEVTPGENQGAGPLQTDTQVDSLPAGQDQVLSTSDIAAQMKELEKALGPRLESRSTLTPESRSTLTPESRSTLTPESGSQILASPQHQSESSTKELQEGQEIYIQTEGLTVQLAEPGSDRIVIVNGPDGTTMHIQTPEGVPLEAVQALLGIEASDGANKILSRIQTDPN; translated from the exons ATGGCGGACAACGAGGAGGACAGCGGTCCGAGCAGGACAATAACAGCAGCGGAGCCGCCGGGGGCCGCGGCTCGGTCCCCCGCCGCCCCGTGCTCCCAGCCCGGGAACAGTGTGCCGTCAGCCCCCGCCGCCCCGTGCTCCCAGCCCGGGGACAGTCTACCGtcagccgccgccgccgcccaGTGCTCCCAGTCCGGGGACAGTCTACCGTCAGCCCCCGCCACACAGTGCACTCAGCCCGGGGAGAGCTTACAGGCAGTGCCCGGAGCTCAGTGCTCCCAGCCCGGGGACAGTTTACCGGCAGGGTCCGGAGCTCAGTTGGCGGACTTCCTCCAGAGCTGCCCGGGGGAACAGAGCATCCTGCTGGGCACAGAGTTCACAGGCCTGAGCCCGGACCTGGTCAACACCACCATCATCTACGTGCAGCCGGACGGCAGCCTGCTGGAGAGCTCCGGGCTGACGGCCGAGGAACAGCAGGCTCTGCTGGACCAGCTCACCAAGCAGCAGATCGTCCAGGTCTCTGACACCGAGGCCGCGCAGCTGCTCCAGCAGAGCCAGGTTGTAAAAACCATCCCGGTCCACAACGCGGCTCTGGACCCCAGCCAGTTGCAGCAGGTCATCAACCAGGTCACCAAGTCCCAGCAGCAGGTCCAGCCCCCCCAGCAGCAGGTCCACATCCAGGTACCTCAGCAGAGCCTGAAGACCTCCTCCCAGAACAACGCCTCGCAGCAGCTGAAGACTGCAGCCCAGCAGGTCGCCATGCAGACCAGCGGCTCGGTCCAGGTGGTCCAGAAGAAG TCAGAACCAGTCAGGATCCAGATCCAGATTCCTcccaaacaggaagtgaagcctgGTGCTGCCCCCCAGCAGAAGAGTTTGAGTGTCAATCAGCCACAGGTGAAGCTGTCGACCAACGGCAGCCTGAACAGCGCTCAGATCATTCACATCCAGCCTGTGGTTGGTCAGCAGGGCCAGCAGTTCTTTCTACAGCAGAGTCCCGGCGACCCGCACATCCAGCTGCTCCTGCAGAGCCCCGCCCCCGTGGTCGGATCTCTGCTCCCATTGGTCCACAAGCTGACGGGCCAGACAACATCAGCCAGTGCCGCTTCAGCTGTGGGTCAGAAACCCGCATCCTCCCCTATCAGAGTCCAGAGTCCTTCTGCTATTAAGACTCCGCCCACTTCCACAGTTAAATCCCCGCCCCCCTCCTCCGTTAAAACTGTTAGCTTCCCGCTAATTAAAACCCCCACTAACGGCATGACGGTGGCTGCCAGTAAGGGCCCCATTAAACCAGCTGCCACCATCACAGCGGTCCCGGCACAGAACACCACAACCGCTGCTGCCCGCCCCCCCACAGGGGCCCCGCCCCCTGTAGCCCCGCCCCCAGCAGGGAGggataaagagaaagaaaaagagaggggaaagaagctgaagaagagagaaaagaaggcGGTCAAAGTCCAGACCAGATCCGGTCGGGTCTCAAGACCACCGAAGTACAAAGCCAAAGACTACAAGTTCATCAAGACGGAGGACCTGGCCGACAGCCATCAGTCCGACTCAGACGACTACTCCGACATGAgcgtggaggaggaggagggcgagGGCGGGAGGAAGGACGGCTCCGCCCCCGGAACCTCCCCCTCGCTCACCTACAGCCACAAGTCACGGTCCCACTGCTGCCAGACCTGTGACAAGGCCTACATCGGCCCCGGAGGCCTGAACCGCCACTACAAACTGAATCCGACCCACGGAGAGCCAGACCCGCCCGGCAACACGCCACACCCCCTCAGAGacaacagccaatcacaggagccGACAGCGGCTGCGTCAGCAGGCGTcaaagacgaggaggaggagaagaagaaggaagacaAACCTGTTGCCACGGCAACAAACAGA gtGGAGGGGGGCCCAGCTGCAGCTGTAGGACTCAGGGGCCTCCATCACCGGGGCCCCGGCCGGCCACGAGGACGCGGACGGGGCAGGGGGCGGGGCAGGGGGCGGGGCCGACCACTGGGACCACCTCCGAAG GTGACGGTAGGCCTCGTCAGCAGGCGGGGCCGTCGCGGCCGACCTCCGAAACTTagtgtcaccatggcaacagcagagcagcaggcagagaggagacGGGAACGACTGCAGGAG CTGGTGGAGCAGTGTGAGGACGAGGAACTGATGGACATCGTTCTTCCTCGTTTGACTAAAGTGTTGAGTCTGTGGGAGCTGCTGCTGGCCAAG GTGGAGCGTGGCGGTCCGGCTCGCACTCGTTTTCCAGATATTTACCGTGAGTTTGAGTCCCTGCAGGCTCAGGTGAGACAGGCCGCTCAGGATTACATCATCAGCCCGCAGGGTGGAGCCACGCCACTGGAGGTCAGAAACATCGAG GTTGCCAGGTCTCTGGGGATCCTGGACGAGGTGAACAGGATGAAAGTGGTTCCTGGAGTGTCTCACAGCACTAGTCTAACCAATAAGAACGTCCGATACATGGAG AATTCCAAGATGCTGCCGCCGTCCAAGAGATTCAAGATGGAGAACAGCGTCCCCGTTCAGCAGAATGGCATCGAGCTGCACCGAACAG GGAGTGCAGTGACCTCCGTGCCCCCTGTGACCTCCGTGACTTCTGCGACCCCTATGACCTCCACGATTCCTGTGACCTCTGTGACCTCTGTGACCTCCATAACCCCTGTGACCTCTGTGAGCTCCACTCTGAAGTCCTGCTCGGTTTCAGTGTCTCCTCTTGTGATTCCATCTGGATCCAAACTGCTGTCCACCACCGCTGATCCTGCCCCCAG GTCCTCTGGCCCCACATGTGCAACGACCTCCCCCCAGGCCCTGCCCCCTGCCACGCCCATGGAGGTGACCCCTGGTGAGAACCAGGGGGCGGGGCCTCTGCAAACTGACACTCAGGTGGACTCTCTGCCAGCAGGGCAGGACCAGGTCTTGAGCACCAGTGACATCGCAGCCCAGATGAAGGAGCTGGAGAAGGCTCTGGGTCCACGTCTTGAGTCCAGGTCCACCCTGACGCCTGAGTCCAGGTCCACCCTGACGCCTGAGTCCAGGTCCACTCTGACACCTGAGTCAGGCTCCCAGATTCTGGCGTCCCCTCAACACCAGTCTGAGTCCAGCACCAAAGAACTGCAGGAGGGCCAGGAGATCTACATACAAACCGAGGGTCTGACGGTCCAGCTGGCGGAGCCCGGATCAGACCGGATCGTCATTGTCAACGGGCCGGATGGGACCACCATGCACATCCAGACCCCAGAGGGGGTTCCCCTGGAAGCGGTTCAGGCCCTGCTGGGCATCGAGGCGTCAGACGGGGCCAACAAAATCCTGTCCAGAATCCAGACTGATCCGAACTGA
- the znf839 gene encoding uncharacterized protein znf839 isoform X3 gives MADNEEDSGPSRTITAAEPPGAAARSPAAPCSQPGNSVPSAPAAPCSQPGDSLPSAAAAAQCSQSGDSLPSAPATQCTQPGESLQAVPGAQCSQPGDSLPAGSGAQLADFLQSCPGEQSILLGTEFTGLSPDLVNTTIIYVQPDGSLLESSGLTAEEQQALLDQLTKQQIVQVSDTEAAQLLQQSQVVKTIPVHNAALDPSQLQQVINQVTKSQQQVQPPQQQVHIQVPQQSLKTSSQNNASQQLKTAAQQVAMQTSGSVQVVQKKSEPVRIQIQIPPKQEVKPGAAPQQKSLSVNQPQVKLSTNGSLNSAQIIHIQPVVGQQGQQFFLQQSPGDPHIQLLLQSPAPVVGSLLPLVHKLTGQTTSASAASAVGQKPASSPIRVQSPSAIKTPPTSTVKSPPPSSVKTVSFPLIKTPTNGMTVAASKGPIKPAATITAVPAQNTTTAAARPPTGAPPPVAPPPAGRDKEKEKERGKKLKKREKKAVKVQTRSGRVSRPPKYKAKDYKFIKTEDLADSHQSDSDDYSDMSVEEEEGEGGRKDGSAPGTSPSLTYSHKSRSHCCQTCDKAYIGPGGLNRHYKLNPTHGEPDPPGNTPHPLRDNSQSQEPTAAASAGVKDEEEEKKKEDKPVATATNRVTVGLVSRRGRRGRPPKLSVTMATAEQQAERRRERLQELVEQCEDEELMDIVLPRLTKVLSLWELLLAKVERGGPARTRFPDIYREFESLQAQVRQAAQDYIISPQGGATPLEVRNIEVARSLGILDEVNRMKVVPGVSHSTSLTNKNVRYMENSKMLPPSKRFKMENSVPVQQNGIELHRTGSAVTSVPPVTSVTSATPMTSTIPVTSVTSVTSITPVTSVSSTLKSCSVSVSPLVIPSGSKLLSTTADPAPRSSGPTCATTSPQALPPATPMEVTPGENQGAGPLQTDTQVDSLPAGQDQVLSTSDIAAQMKELEKALGPRLESRSTLTPESRSTLTPESRSTLTPESGSQILASPQHQSESSTKELQEGQEIYIQTEGLTVQLAEPGSDRIVIVNGPDGTTMHIQTPEGVPLEAVQALLGIEASDGANKILSRIQTDPN, from the exons ATGGCGGACAACGAGGAGGACAGCGGTCCGAGCAGGACAATAACAGCAGCGGAGCCGCCGGGGGCCGCGGCTCGGTCCCCCGCCGCCCCGTGCTCCCAGCCCGGGAACAGTGTGCCGTCAGCCCCCGCCGCCCCGTGCTCCCAGCCCGGGGACAGTCTACCGtcagccgccgccgccgcccaGTGCTCCCAGTCCGGGGACAGTCTACCGTCAGCCCCCGCCACACAGTGCACTCAGCCCGGGGAGAGCTTACAGGCAGTGCCCGGAGCTCAGTGCTCCCAGCCCGGGGACAGTTTACCGGCAGGGTCCGGAGCTCAGTTGGCGGACTTCCTCCAGAGCTGCCCGGGGGAACAGAGCATCCTGCTGGGCACAGAGTTCACAGGCCTGAGCCCGGACCTGGTCAACACCACCATCATCTACGTGCAGCCGGACGGCAGCCTGCTGGAGAGCTCCGGGCTGACGGCCGAGGAACAGCAGGCTCTGCTGGACCAGCTCACCAAGCAGCAGATCGTCCAGGTCTCTGACACCGAGGCCGCGCAGCTGCTCCAGCAGAGCCAGGTTGTAAAAACCATCCCGGTCCACAACGCGGCTCTGGACCCCAGCCAGTTGCAGCAGGTCATCAACCAGGTCACCAAGTCCCAGCAGCAGGTCCAGCCCCCCCAGCAGCAGGTCCACATCCAGGTACCTCAGCAGAGCCTGAAGACCTCCTCCCAGAACAACGCCTCGCAGCAGCTGAAGACTGCAGCCCAGCAGGTCGCCATGCAGACCAGCGGCTCGGTCCAGGTGGTCCAGAAGAAG TCAGAACCAGTCAGGATCCAGATCCAGATTCCTcccaaacaggaagtgaagcctgGTGCTGCCCCCCAGCAGAAGAGTTTGAGTGTCAATCAGCCACAGGTGAAGCTGTCGACCAACGGCAGCCTGAACAGCGCTCAGATCATTCACATCCAGCCTGTGGTTGGTCAGCAGGGCCAGCAGTTCTTTCTACAGCAGAGTCCCGGCGACCCGCACATCCAGCTGCTCCTGCAGAGCCCCGCCCCCGTGGTCGGATCTCTGCTCCCATTGGTCCACAAGCTGACGGGCCAGACAACATCAGCCAGTGCCGCTTCAGCTGTGGGTCAGAAACCCGCATCCTCCCCTATCAGAGTCCAGAGTCCTTCTGCTATTAAGACTCCGCCCACTTCCACAGTTAAATCCCCGCCCCCCTCCTCCGTTAAAACTGTTAGCTTCCCGCTAATTAAAACCCCCACTAACGGCATGACGGTGGCTGCCAGTAAGGGCCCCATTAAACCAGCTGCCACCATCACAGCGGTCCCGGCACAGAACACCACAACCGCTGCTGCCCGCCCCCCCACAGGGGCCCCGCCCCCTGTAGCCCCGCCCCCAGCAGGGAGggataaagagaaagaaaaagagaggggaaagaagctgaagaagagagaaaagaaggcGGTCAAAGTCCAGACCAGATCCGGTCGGGTCTCAAGACCACCGAAGTACAAAGCCAAAGACTACAAGTTCATCAAGACGGAGGACCTGGCCGACAGCCATCAGTCCGACTCAGACGACTACTCCGACATGAgcgtggaggaggaggagggcgagGGCGGGAGGAAGGACGGCTCCGCCCCCGGAACCTCCCCCTCGCTCACCTACAGCCACAAGTCACGGTCCCACTGCTGCCAGACCTGTGACAAGGCCTACATCGGCCCCGGAGGCCTGAACCGCCACTACAAACTGAATCCGACCCACGGAGAGCCAGACCCGCCCGGCAACACGCCACACCCCCTCAGAGacaacagccaatcacaggagccGACAGCGGCTGCGTCAGCAGGCGTcaaagacgaggaggaggagaagaagaaggaagacaAACCTGTTGCCACGGCAACAAACAGA GTGACGGTAGGCCTCGTCAGCAGGCGGGGCCGTCGCGGCCGACCTCCGAAACTTagtgtcaccatggcaacagcagagcagcaggcagagaggagacGGGAACGACTGCAGGAG CTGGTGGAGCAGTGTGAGGACGAGGAACTGATGGACATCGTTCTTCCTCGTTTGACTAAAGTGTTGAGTCTGTGGGAGCTGCTGCTGGCCAAG GTGGAGCGTGGCGGTCCGGCTCGCACTCGTTTTCCAGATATTTACCGTGAGTTTGAGTCCCTGCAGGCTCAGGTGAGACAGGCCGCTCAGGATTACATCATCAGCCCGCAGGGTGGAGCCACGCCACTGGAGGTCAGAAACATCGAG GTTGCCAGGTCTCTGGGGATCCTGGACGAGGTGAACAGGATGAAAGTGGTTCCTGGAGTGTCTCACAGCACTAGTCTAACCAATAAGAACGTCCGATACATGGAG AATTCCAAGATGCTGCCGCCGTCCAAGAGATTCAAGATGGAGAACAGCGTCCCCGTTCAGCAGAATGGCATCGAGCTGCACCGAACAG GGAGTGCAGTGACCTCCGTGCCCCCTGTGACCTCCGTGACTTCTGCGACCCCTATGACCTCCACGATTCCTGTGACCTCTGTGACCTCTGTGACCTCCATAACCCCTGTGACCTCTGTGAGCTCCACTCTGAAGTCCTGCTCGGTTTCAGTGTCTCCTCTTGTGATTCCATCTGGATCCAAACTGCTGTCCACCACCGCTGATCCTGCCCCCAG GTCCTCTGGCCCCACATGTGCAACGACCTCCCCCCAGGCCCTGCCCCCTGCCACGCCCATGGAGGTGACCCCTGGTGAGAACCAGGGGGCGGGGCCTCTGCAAACTGACACTCAGGTGGACTCTCTGCCAGCAGGGCAGGACCAGGTCTTGAGCACCAGTGACATCGCAGCCCAGATGAAGGAGCTGGAGAAGGCTCTGGGTCCACGTCTTGAGTCCAGGTCCACCCTGACGCCTGAGTCCAGGTCCACCCTGACGCCTGAGTCCAGGTCCACTCTGACACCTGAGTCAGGCTCCCAGATTCTGGCGTCCCCTCAACACCAGTCTGAGTCCAGCACCAAAGAACTGCAGGAGGGCCAGGAGATCTACATACAAACCGAGGGTCTGACGGTCCAGCTGGCGGAGCCCGGATCAGACCGGATCGTCATTGTCAACGGGCCGGATGGGACCACCATGCACATCCAGACCCCAGAGGGGGTTCCCCTGGAAGCGGTTCAGGCCCTGCTGGGCATCGAGGCGTCAGACGGGGCCAACAAAATCCTGTCCAGAATCCAGACTGATCCGAACTGA
- the znf839 gene encoding protein piccolo isoform X2, giving the protein MADNEEDSGPSRTITAAEPPGAAARSPAAPCSQPGNSVPSAPAAPCSQPGDSLPSAAAAAQCSQSGDSLPSAPATQCTQPGESLQAVPGAQCSQPGDSLPAGSGAQLADFLQSCPGEQSILLGTEFTGLSPDLVNTTIIYVQPDGSLLESSGLTAEEQQALLDQLTKQQIVQVSDTEAAQLLQQSQVVKTIPVHNAALDPSQLQQVINQVTKSQQQVQPPQQQVHIQVPQQSLKTSSQNNASQQLKTAAQQVAMQTSGSVQVVQKKSEPVRIQIQIPPKQEVKPGAAPQQKSLSVNQPQVKLSTNGSLNSAQIIHIQPVVGQQGQQFFLQQSPGDPHIQLLLQSPAPVVGSLLPLVHKLTGQTTSASAASAVGQKPASSPIRVQSPSAIKTPPTSTVKSPPPSSVKTVSFPLIKTPTNGMTVAASKGPIKPAATITAVPAQNTTTAAARPPTGAPPPVAPPPAGRDKEKEKERGKKLKKREKKAVKVQTRSGRVSRPPKYKAKDYKFIKTEDLADSHQSDSDDYSDMSVEEEEGEGGRKDGSAPGTSPSLTYSHKSRSHCCQTCDKAYIGPGGLNRHYKLNPTHGEPDPPGNTPHPLRDNSQSQEPTAAASAGVKDEEEEKKKEDKPVATATNRVEGGPAAAVGLRGLHHRGPGRPRGRGRGRGRGRGRGRPLGPPPKVTVGLVSRRGRRGRPPKLSVTMATAEQQAERRRERLQELVEQCEDEELMDIVLPRLTKVLSLWELLLAKVERGGPARTRFPDIYREFESLQAQVRQAAQDYIISPQGGATPLEVRNIEVARSLGILDEVNRMKVVPGVSHSTSLTNKNVRYMENSKMLPPSKRFKMENSVPVQQNGIELHRTVTSVPPVTSVTSATPMTSTIPVTSVTSVTSITPVTSVSSTLKSCSVSVSPLVIPSGSKLLSTTADPAPRSSGPTCATTSPQALPPATPMEVTPGENQGAGPLQTDTQVDSLPAGQDQVLSTSDIAAQMKELEKALGPRLESRSTLTPESRSTLTPESRSTLTPESGSQILASPQHQSESSTKELQEGQEIYIQTEGLTVQLAEPGSDRIVIVNGPDGTTMHIQTPEGVPLEAVQALLGIEASDGANKILSRIQTDPN; this is encoded by the exons ATGGCGGACAACGAGGAGGACAGCGGTCCGAGCAGGACAATAACAGCAGCGGAGCCGCCGGGGGCCGCGGCTCGGTCCCCCGCCGCCCCGTGCTCCCAGCCCGGGAACAGTGTGCCGTCAGCCCCCGCCGCCCCGTGCTCCCAGCCCGGGGACAGTCTACCGtcagccgccgccgccgcccaGTGCTCCCAGTCCGGGGACAGTCTACCGTCAGCCCCCGCCACACAGTGCACTCAGCCCGGGGAGAGCTTACAGGCAGTGCCCGGAGCTCAGTGCTCCCAGCCCGGGGACAGTTTACCGGCAGGGTCCGGAGCTCAGTTGGCGGACTTCCTCCAGAGCTGCCCGGGGGAACAGAGCATCCTGCTGGGCACAGAGTTCACAGGCCTGAGCCCGGACCTGGTCAACACCACCATCATCTACGTGCAGCCGGACGGCAGCCTGCTGGAGAGCTCCGGGCTGACGGCCGAGGAACAGCAGGCTCTGCTGGACCAGCTCACCAAGCAGCAGATCGTCCAGGTCTCTGACACCGAGGCCGCGCAGCTGCTCCAGCAGAGCCAGGTTGTAAAAACCATCCCGGTCCACAACGCGGCTCTGGACCCCAGCCAGTTGCAGCAGGTCATCAACCAGGTCACCAAGTCCCAGCAGCAGGTCCAGCCCCCCCAGCAGCAGGTCCACATCCAGGTACCTCAGCAGAGCCTGAAGACCTCCTCCCAGAACAACGCCTCGCAGCAGCTGAAGACTGCAGCCCAGCAGGTCGCCATGCAGACCAGCGGCTCGGTCCAGGTGGTCCAGAAGAAG TCAGAACCAGTCAGGATCCAGATCCAGATTCCTcccaaacaggaagtgaagcctgGTGCTGCCCCCCAGCAGAAGAGTTTGAGTGTCAATCAGCCACAGGTGAAGCTGTCGACCAACGGCAGCCTGAACAGCGCTCAGATCATTCACATCCAGCCTGTGGTTGGTCAGCAGGGCCAGCAGTTCTTTCTACAGCAGAGTCCCGGCGACCCGCACATCCAGCTGCTCCTGCAGAGCCCCGCCCCCGTGGTCGGATCTCTGCTCCCATTGGTCCACAAGCTGACGGGCCAGACAACATCAGCCAGTGCCGCTTCAGCTGTGGGTCAGAAACCCGCATCCTCCCCTATCAGAGTCCAGAGTCCTTCTGCTATTAAGACTCCGCCCACTTCCACAGTTAAATCCCCGCCCCCCTCCTCCGTTAAAACTGTTAGCTTCCCGCTAATTAAAACCCCCACTAACGGCATGACGGTGGCTGCCAGTAAGGGCCCCATTAAACCAGCTGCCACCATCACAGCGGTCCCGGCACAGAACACCACAACCGCTGCTGCCCGCCCCCCCACAGGGGCCCCGCCCCCTGTAGCCCCGCCCCCAGCAGGGAGggataaagagaaagaaaaagagaggggaaagaagctgaagaagagagaaaagaaggcGGTCAAAGTCCAGACCAGATCCGGTCGGGTCTCAAGACCACCGAAGTACAAAGCCAAAGACTACAAGTTCATCAAGACGGAGGACCTGGCCGACAGCCATCAGTCCGACTCAGACGACTACTCCGACATGAgcgtggaggaggaggagggcgagGGCGGGAGGAAGGACGGCTCCGCCCCCGGAACCTCCCCCTCGCTCACCTACAGCCACAAGTCACGGTCCCACTGCTGCCAGACCTGTGACAAGGCCTACATCGGCCCCGGAGGCCTGAACCGCCACTACAAACTGAATCCGACCCACGGAGAGCCAGACCCGCCCGGCAACACGCCACACCCCCTCAGAGacaacagccaatcacaggagccGACAGCGGCTGCGTCAGCAGGCGTcaaagacgaggaggaggagaagaagaaggaagacaAACCTGTTGCCACGGCAACAAACAGA gtGGAGGGGGGCCCAGCTGCAGCTGTAGGACTCAGGGGCCTCCATCACCGGGGCCCCGGCCGGCCACGAGGACGCGGACGGGGCAGGGGGCGGGGCAGGGGGCGGGGCCGACCACTGGGACCACCTCCGAAG GTGACGGTAGGCCTCGTCAGCAGGCGGGGCCGTCGCGGCCGACCTCCGAAACTTagtgtcaccatggcaacagcagagcagcaggcagagaggagacGGGAACGACTGCAGGAG CTGGTGGAGCAGTGTGAGGACGAGGAACTGATGGACATCGTTCTTCCTCGTTTGACTAAAGTGTTGAGTCTGTGGGAGCTGCTGCTGGCCAAG GTGGAGCGTGGCGGTCCGGCTCGCACTCGTTTTCCAGATATTTACCGTGAGTTTGAGTCCCTGCAGGCTCAGGTGAGACAGGCCGCTCAGGATTACATCATCAGCCCGCAGGGTGGAGCCACGCCACTGGAGGTCAGAAACATCGAG GTTGCCAGGTCTCTGGGGATCCTGGACGAGGTGAACAGGATGAAAGTGGTTCCTGGAGTGTCTCACAGCACTAGTCTAACCAATAAGAACGTCCGATACATGGAG AATTCCAAGATGCTGCCGCCGTCCAAGAGATTCAAGATGGAGAACAGCGTCCCCGTTCAGCAGAATGGCATCGAGCTGCACCGAACAG TGACCTCCGTGCCCCCTGTGACCTCCGTGACTTCTGCGACCCCTATGACCTCCACGATTCCTGTGACCTCTGTGACCTCTGTGACCTCCATAACCCCTGTGACCTCTGTGAGCTCCACTCTGAAGTCCTGCTCGGTTTCAGTGTCTCCTCTTGTGATTCCATCTGGATCCAAACTGCTGTCCACCACCGCTGATCCTGCCCCCAG GTCCTCTGGCCCCACATGTGCAACGACCTCCCCCCAGGCCCTGCCCCCTGCCACGCCCATGGAGGTGACCCCTGGTGAGAACCAGGGGGCGGGGCCTCTGCAAACTGACACTCAGGTGGACTCTCTGCCAGCAGGGCAGGACCAGGTCTTGAGCACCAGTGACATCGCAGCCCAGATGAAGGAGCTGGAGAAGGCTCTGGGTCCACGTCTTGAGTCCAGGTCCACCCTGACGCCTGAGTCCAGGTCCACCCTGACGCCTGAGTCCAGGTCCACTCTGACACCTGAGTCAGGCTCCCAGATTCTGGCGTCCCCTCAACACCAGTCTGAGTCCAGCACCAAAGAACTGCAGGAGGGCCAGGAGATCTACATACAAACCGAGGGTCTGACGGTCCAGCTGGCGGAGCCCGGATCAGACCGGATCGTCATTGTCAACGGGCCGGATGGGACCACCATGCACATCCAGACCCCAGAGGGGGTTCCCCTGGAAGCGGTTCAGGCCCTGCTGGGCATCGAGGCGTCAGACGGGGCCAACAAAATCCTGTCCAGAATCCAGACTGATCCGAACTGA